The following is a genomic window from Paenibacillus thiaminolyticus.
CAGCAATTTAATTCCATTAAAGTTCGTGGAACTTGCAATATTGTCGATTTCTGCAAGCAATGCATCCACTTCTTTTTGGGTGTTGGCACGGTCTTGCGCATCATAAGTACCTGTAGCAGCTTGGTTTGCCAACGTGTTCAAGCGTTGCAGCATGGAGTGTACTTCTGTCAAAGCGCCCTCAGCCGTTTGAATCAGGGAGATACCGTCTTGCGCGTTGCGCATTGCTTGGTTCATGCCACCGATTTGGAAACGCATTTTTTCAGAGATAGCGAGACCTGCCGCATCGTCTGCCGCACGGTTGATGCGGAAGCCGGAAGACAATTTTTCCATTGTCTTGCCCATTGCTGTGTTGTTCATGCCCAGGTTGCGGTGAGCATTGATTGCGCCCACATTCGTGTTAATAAACATCGACATTCTTCATCATCCTCCATGATATCATTATGGGGCCACTTCCTTGCGGCCTATCTTATATATCGAGTAATGATCATGCATTTTTTATACCTGGAACAAAAAAATTTATAGTGAGTGACATTTATCGCGATATCCAACTCTAACACCGAGGAGAAAGACAGTCTATACAGCATCAGAGTCACACAAACAATTATCTTTATGGATACATAAAAAGGGGCTGTCTAATAAGTCCCCAAAATAAAAAGTTGGGCGAGAAAACGTAAGGTTTTCCGTCCAACTTTTTTTGTTCTTTCGCTTTTGCAGGAACGTAACGAGGCGGATGCCCGCCACCTTCAGTAGATTGTGGGCCAAAGCCACAATCCCAAATTCGGTGTGCACCTTCTCCATCCCTCGCAAGGAGAACCGACAGAACGAGCGATTGCCCTTGATGTGACCAAATACGCTTTCTACCTCGACTTTACGCCGAGCATAGATCGCGGATCTCTCGTCATCCTCAAGGGCTTTTTTGGCCTTTGCTTTTAATTCTTCCCAGATCGTATTCCAGTGTACCTGGCGGTTCCCCTTGGCCTTGGTGCAGCTCGCCTTGAGTGGACAATCACTGCAATCTTCACATTCATAAATTTTGAAGCTTTGCTCCAGGCCAGACGCGTTTTTCTTCGTTTGGTATTTCTTAAAGCGAACGTACTGGCCATTCGGGCAAATAAATCGGTCATCGTGCTCTTCATACGTCCAGTTGGAGGCATGCCGGATGTCCTTCTTGTAGCGACGCGTTTTCTCTTTCATATAACTGCCGTAAGGAATGAGAAAATCAAAGTGTGGCTGTTTTTCTTCCCCCACTGCATACAAGTAATTTTCCTTGCTGCCATAGCCTGCATCAGCAATCACCGTTTTGGGCATCGGCAAAGTAGACGCAGCCAATCGCTCCATATGCGGGATGAAGCAACGCGTGTCGGTGGGACGCTGGTGGATGCTGTAAAATAAAACGAACTGGTTTTCTGTCGCCATTTGCACATTGTAACCCGGTTTCAGCTGACCATTCTTCATGTGGTCTTCCTTCATCCGCATAAACGTGGCGTCCGGATCGGTTTTGGAGTAGCTGTTGCGATCGCCAAAGCACGCCTTTTGCTGCTCATACTTGGCGAGCCGAGGAAGAAAGTCCTCCCGAATTTGTTTCAGTGGCTGCTTCAGGGCACTGCGCTCTTTGCGTAAGGCCTTCCTCGCTTCGCTGTCGTTTGCCTGAGCCATTTGTTCGGTGAAATCCTCCACCTTTTCTTCCAGTAGGGCGGCTGCTTCTTCGAGTCTTGCAGGAAGTTCATCCGGGGCTTGCGCCGCGTTTTCGTCGGCTTCTTGCCGCGTGAGCGTATGAATATGCGCAAGGGTCGCCTGTACCTTTTGCTTGAGCTTCTCTTCGAAGTGAAGGGTGGATTTTTTCCACACAAAAGAATACTTGTTAGCATCAGCTTCGATCTTCGTGCCGTCTAAAAAGTAGTTCTCCATCGTGATGTAATTGTCTGCGATGAGCTTTCGGATCATCGTTTCAAACAGTTCGTCCATAAATGCTTTTATGCGCATGCCACGGAAATCGTTCAAGGTGCGGAAGTCGGGTTGCTGCATCGCTGCGAGCCACATAGCCGGGAGGTTTTCACGAAGCAGCTTTTCAATACCGCGACAAGAGTAGACCTTTTGCGAATAACCGTACAGGATGACTTTGAGCATCATTTTGGGATGGTAAGGGCTTCGGCCCCCGCCCACATAATGAGCGAACAACAACTCGTCAGGGATGGCTTCAATCATCTCATCAATGATGCGGGCCACATGATGGTCGGGGATAAGTACTCCCAGATCCAAAATCATGTGCATCTGCTTGTTATCGTAGGCTTTAAAGGTGGGAGCAAGTTTTCGTTTGGAAACCGTTTTTTCTTCCACATCCCCTAGAGGAAGTGTCACTTGCATGGTATACTGTTCAGTAGTAGTCGTCAGATTACGCATAAAAAACCGTCCTTTTTTGAATGATTGTGTGGTAACTTTCATTTTACAGGAAAAGACGGTTTTTTTGTGTATATTTTTCATATTCAACTAAAACGGGGCGTCCAGAAGTCAGTTTTCACTGACTTTCTGGACAGCCCCTTAAGGTAACTTATTAACCCAACAGCTTAAGAACAGATTGTGGAGCGGAATTAGCTTGAGCCAACATCGCAGTACCCGCTTGAACCAAGATTTGGTTGCGAGTAAAGTCTGTCATTTCTTTCGCCATATCAGCGTTGCGGATACGGGATTCAGAAGCGGACAGGTTCTCTGCAGTTACGCCCAAGTTGTTAATGGTGTGCTCCAGACGGTTTTGCACCGCACCAAAAGCTGCGCGTTGCTCAGCAACTGTATTAATCGCGTTCGAAATTGTTGCCAGAGCTGAACTAGCCTTCGCTTGTGTGCTGATGCTCAAACCACTTACACCGAGTGCAGTAGCTTTCATGTTCTTCAGGGCAGCAGTTAACGAATTTCCCTTTTCAACACCAATTTGGAAGCTAACATTTGTGTTAGCATTCAACAATTTAATTCCGTTAAAGTTTGTGGAATCTGCAATATTGTTGATTTCTTTAAGCAATGCATCTACTTCTTTTTGGGTGTTCTTACGATCATTATCATCATAAGTACCCGTAGCGGATTGGTTAGCCAACGTATTCAAACGTTGCAGCATGGAGTGTACTTCCGTCAATGCACCCTCAGCCGTTTGAATTAGGGAGATACCGTCTTGGGCATTGCGCATTGCTTGGTTCATGCCGCCGATTTGGAAACGCATTTTCTCGGAGATAGCGAGACCCGCCGCATCGTCCGCCGCACGGTTAATGCGGAAACCGGAAGACAATTTTTCCATTGTCTTGCCCATTGCTGTGTTGTTCATGCCTAGGTTGCGGTGAGCATTGATTGCGCCCACGTTTGTGTTAATAAACATCGACATTCTTCATCATCCTCCATGATTTCATTATGGGGCCACTTCCTTGCGGCCTATTATATATATCGAAATGTGCTCTTCCTTTTTTTATAGCTAGGATAAAAGCGGTTTATTTTTTTTCATCAAAATAATAAGCAACTTGATCTATTCTCCCCACACCTTGGTATGCGTTCATAATTGTCTTGCTTTGGCGAACGCCTTGGACTTGGGAACCCAGTTGACTTATTTGTCTTTCTATGCGATCGATTATAGACTGGTAAAGCACCTGGAGCGTCTGACAACGTATAGCTTCCTGGTTTCTTTCTTCCTCGGTAAGCATTTCTGTATCGCCAGAGGATATATATTCCTTCAGTTGATCCCATTTTTCCGTAAAATGAAGGAAAGCTGACTCCTGCCATTCTCGCTCCTTTATCTCAAGGATATATTGTTGGCATAGATCGATCATCTCATCATAGGTAGCAATTCTTTTCCGAATATCATGCATAATTTTGACCCGCCGTAATATCTTTGCCGATCGTTTCCCATGCGTCTTTGACAGATTGAATTACTGCTTTGGCTTCCCTTAGCGGCTGTGCTGATTTTTGGATATTAGCTTGAACTAATTGGTCAATGACATATAAATACAAGTTTTTAAGGTTTTGTGCTACTTCGCCGCCTTCGCGTTCATTCAAACAAGCAATCAACTCATAAATGATATCCTGCACCTTCAAAATATGCTGGTGAGCTGACAAGGGATTGCCTTCTGCAAGTGCAGTTTCCGCCTGATTCGTATACTTTAGCGCCCCATAATACAGCATTAGGATTAATTTATGAGGAGAAGCTGTTTCATATTTATTTTTTTGGTATGCTTGATAACCGGCGGTCATATTCGTATACATCTATTCATCCCCTTAACCCACTAGCTTTGCTTAGACAAACCATTGATTTGACTGGTCAACCAGGACTTTTCGTTATTCAATTTACTCATAGCTACTTCCATTGCTGTAAATTGTCTCTTTAATTGCTGCTCTTTCAATGTGAGACGATCTTCCATTTTGCTCATTGATTCCGTGATAAAAGAGATTTCAGAATCATAGCCATTCACGCGGGATTGTAAAATTCCGTTAGCCTTGCTTGTCCAAGTACGAAGCTCTTCACTTAGTATTGTAGCGATTCCCTGCTTCTTGTTTCCCGAACTGTCGGTCTCATCTGTATTAAACATAGCTATTACTTTTTCTGGGTCACGCTCCAGGGCTTCTTTAAACTTCTTTTGATCAAAAACGATCTCCCCCGTCATGTCGGCCCCTTTTTTGTCCTTATCGATTTCTATACCAAGGTCAGCCAACGTGCCGAGGCCAGCAATATTGCTTGACATCCAACTCCCTAGTTCCATGTCCAACTGGCGCAATGTCGAATCACCCTGAAGCGTTGTTTTCCGGTAGGGTGTTTTATCATCCTTTGGTTTTTCTTCTGGCTTGGCCATGCCATCCCGAATCAGCTTGCGAACTTCGTTAAATGCCTCCACGAATCCTTTGACCTTCTCAAGGACCTTGTCTGAGTCTTGTCCAACCGTGATCATCGCCGAAGATACTTTTTGTAACTGCAACGTGACGCCTTCAATGACGCCTTTGACTTCGTTAGAAGAGCTTGTAACAGACAAACCATTTACCGTCAATTCCGCATCCTTTGCGGGTTGAACCTCCTGGAGTTTATTGTCCGTTCCGTTTACCAAGCCCAAAGAATTCAATATGTTAACGCCAGGGCTGATCTCGCTGCCGGTAATTCCGATTCCGGAAGAGCCGCCGCTACCTTGATAGAAATTATTCTCAACTCCTGTTTTGGTCGAAGTAAGCACCAAGGTCTTGTTGCCTGGAGAGGTTTCTACCAATGAAGCAGAGACGGTCTTGCTATTTCTATTAATGTCATTTTTAAGATTCTCCAGCATTTCGCCATACGTCGAACCTGATAGTTTAACCTCAACTTCTTTACCATCGGCCTCGTGAAAAGTAATGGTCTGGCCTTCAAGGGAAGACGAATCACCTTTAACATCGAATGCGTTTGCTTTTAAAACATGTGACTGCGCTAACTGGGTCACGGTTACCTGATAGTTCCCAGTTACAGCATTATCGGAGCCGGCAGCTTTTACGGCCTGCTCATCTGAGCTTTTGGTCGATGTCAGCTTGAAGTTCGCGTTCAATGTTAAATCAGCAGCTTTATCGCGCAGTGTAGATAATTTGGTATTTAAGTTGCGAAAATATGACTGAAATCCTGAAAAGTCATTTTTCTTCTGCTCCAGATTGTTATACGGGATTCTCTCCAACATCATTAATTTTTCAATCATCAACCCGGTATCCAAGCCGGAAGCAAGGCCGCCAATACTAAATCCCATTGTTATTACCACCTTTCTTTATACTTTTTTATCCAAAAACAAGCCAATGAGCTCTTTCATCTTGACCGACAAATCTATCAAAAATTCCGGAGGCAAACTTGCTATGACTTCCTTCGTTTTCTTATCGATTACTTCGACATATAATTCCTTAGCGTCATCGTGGTATTTAAAATGAATCTCTTTGCCGGAGCTGGCAATTGACTCATTCAACTCCTCCACCTTTTTTTGAAGATCCTGCTTATCTTCGATGCTCATATTTATGTAATCCAAGGTTGCTCCAGCTTGAGGAGAAGCTGACTCCCCGTGCATTTCCTTGTTGAGCACATTTTTCAAGGATTGAATGGTTGACCGATGAACCTGTAAGTCTAAACCCGCGGTGTCTGTACGATGAATGCTGCTCATCTATATCCACCTCACTATTTCAACACGCCTATTTTTCCTTGCATTAAGGCTGCTTTACCATACTCATTTTTTAAATTTCTTTAAAATCTCAATCATATTGATATCCTCTTTCTCGCTAGCGCCCTTAGTGGTCTCGACAGCGGAAGAATTCTCTTGTACAATGCTCTCATACAATTCCTTCCGCATGATTTGCACATTTTTCGGAGCAACAAAACCAAGCTTGACATACTCTCCTTCCACGCCAAGCACGCGAACTTCAATCTCGTCGCCGATCATAACCGTCTCGCCGATTTTTCGCTTCAGCACCAGCATCCTATTCTCCCCTTCCTTGAATAAAATGCCGGACGGGAAGATTAGAGTCTGCGATGATATACTGGCAGCCCTTCTGTGTTTTCGGCGAGAAGAGGACGGGGGCTCTTAAATTCACGCTAATCGCATCGTTAATGATATTAACGACGAGCATGGTTACAACTTCTTCAGACATTTGAACACCCAGAGCTTCCACGGTATCCTGGTCGATAGGAAAGCTGTAGTTCTGAACATATTCCGCCGGAATTAAGATAAAGCTTCGTTCCTCCTCCATCGCATGGAGAATATAGAAGACCGATTCATCGTATGGCATTAAGGCGTATCGGGTAATCGATTGAAACCCGATCATGCCTTTGACGAACTCGTAGATCTGATGAGGTTCAGGATGAAGAGCCCCGTAATTGGAACTATGGATCGTAACATTTGATGCGACTGAATCATTGGTTGATGTCATTCCCGAACAACACCTTTCGTTTGCACTTCAATTTCCGGCGGATAAACCCGAATATCGATGGCTACGCTTTGGGAAGGCAGCGCATAGAGCCGCACTTCTTTTTGGCCTTTTTGCATATAACGCTCAAATGCGATCTGGCCGAAGGTCGTTTTCGACTTGGCGATATTGCCAAGTTGGTCGCCCTCTTGCGCTTTCTGTTGCGTAGCCTGGACAGCCACTTGTATCGCCTCGTTTTTCCGCTCGCTGGCCGCAACGGAAGGCCGCTGCAGCCCCAGCTCGTCCCATACCGGCTGCCAATCCGCCTCCATCTCGACGGGACGCTGACGTATCGTTAACTCGGCAGGCTCATAGCGGAAGGAATACGATTGAATCTGTCTCGTAATATCCGATATATTCATTAAGGTTCAACCCTTCTCCAATTAACGAATAAAGTCAATCAGCGACACCTGCATAATCCGCGCCCCGGTTGCCAAGGCCGCCTGCATCACGTTTTCCTGCGTCTTCAGAGCGATAATCGCCTCCGGCATATCGACATCGGCAACCTGGCCGCGCTCTGTCTTCAGACTCACCTTATCATCCGCGAGGCGATTCTCCATCAGCTCGAAACGGTTCATTCGTGCCCCAATCTCAGACCACTGCGTGTTAATGCGGTCGGAGGAGGCGTCAATCCGCTCCAATCCATTCAACAG
Proteins encoded in this region:
- the fliS gene encoding flagellar export chaperone FliS codes for the protein MYTNMTAGYQAYQKNKYETASPHKLILMLYYGALKYTNQAETALAEGNPLSAHQHILKVQDIIYELIACLNEREGGEVAQNLKNLYLYVIDQLVQANIQKSAQPLREAKAVIQSVKDAWETIGKDITAGQNYA
- the csrA gene encoding carbon storage regulator CsrA, with the translated sequence MLVLKRKIGETVMIGDEIEVRVLGVEGEYVKLGFVAPKNVQIMRKELYESIVQENSSAVETTKGASEKEDINMIEILKKFKK
- a CDS encoding GMP synthase — encoded protein: MHDIRKRIATYDEMIDLCQQYILEIKEREWQESAFLHFTEKWDQLKEYISSGDTEMLTEEERNQEAIRCQTLQVLYQSIIDRIERQISQLGSQVQGVRQSKTIMNAYQGVGRIDQVAYYFDEKK
- a CDS encoding flagellar protein FlaG, whose product is MSSIHRTDTAGLDLQVHRSTIQSLKNVLNKEMHGESASPQAGATLDYINMSIEDKQDLQKKVEELNESIASSGKEIHFKYHDDAKELYVEVIDKKTKEVIASLPPEFLIDLSVKMKELIGLFLDKKV
- a CDS encoding flagellin — protein: MSMFINTNVGAINAHRNLGMNNTAMGKTMEKLSSGFRINRAADDAAGLAISEKMRFQIGGMNQAMRNAQDGISLIQTAEGALTEVHSMLQRLNTLANQAATGTYDAQDRANTQKEVDALLAEIDNIASSTNFNGIKLLNTGASVSFQIGVEKGNSLTAELKDMRAAELKVANLSISTQTAASNALSTIAAAINTVAEQRAAFGAVQNRLEHTINNLGVTAENLSASESRIRNADMAKEMTDFTRNQILVQAGTAMLAQANSAPQSVLKLLG
- the fliD gene encoding flagellar filament capping protein FliD, giving the protein MGFSIGGLASGLDTGLMIEKLMMLERIPYNNLEQKKNDFSGFQSYFRNLNTKLSTLRDKAADLTLNANFKLTSTKSSDEQAVKAAGSDNAVTGNYQVTVTQLAQSHVLKANAFDVKGDSSSLEGQTITFHEADGKEVEVKLSGSTYGEMLENLKNDINRNSKTVSASLVETSPGNKTLVLTSTKTGVENNFYQGSGGSSGIGITGSEISPGVNILNSLGLVNGTDNKLQEVQPAKDAELTVNGLSVTSSSNEVKGVIEGVTLQLQKVSSAMITVGQDSDKVLEKVKGFVEAFNEVRKLIRDGMAKPEEKPKDDKTPYRKTTLQGDSTLRQLDMELGSWMSSNIAGLGTLADLGIEIDKDKKGADMTGEIVFDQKKFKEALERDPEKVIAMFNTDETDSSGNKKQGIATILSEELRTWTSKANGILQSRVNGYDSEISFITESMSKMEDRLTLKEQQLKRQFTAMEVAMSKLNNEKSWLTSQINGLSKQS
- the fliW gene encoding flagellar assembly protein FliW, producing MTSTNDSVASNVTIHSSNYGALHPEPHQIYEFVKGMIGFQSITRYALMPYDESVFYILHAMEEERSFILIPAEYVQNYSFPIDQDTVEALGVQMSEEVVTMLVVNIINDAISVNLRAPVLFSPKTQKGCQYIIADSNLPVRHFIQGRGE
- a CDS encoding DUF6470 family protein: MNISDITRQIQSYSFRYEPAELTIRQRPVEMEADWQPVWDELGLQRPSVAASERKNEAIQVAVQATQQKAQEGDQLGNIAKSKTTFGQIAFERYMQKGQKEVRLYALPSQSVAIDIRVYPPEIEVQTKGVVRE
- a CDS encoding IS1182 family transposase, which codes for MRNLTTTTEQYTMQVTLPLGDVEEKTVSKRKLAPTFKAYDNKQMHMILDLGVLIPDHHVARIIDEMIEAIPDELLFAHYVGGGRSPYHPKMMLKVILYGYSQKVYSCRGIEKLLRENLPAMWLAAMQQPDFRTLNDFRGMRIKAFMDELFETMIRKLIADNYITMENYFLDGTKIEADANKYSFVWKKSTLHFEEKLKQKVQATLAHIHTLTRQEADENAAQAPDELPARLEEAAALLEEKVEDFTEQMAQANDSEARKALRKERSALKQPLKQIREDFLPRLAKYEQQKACFGDRNSYSKTDPDATFMRMKEDHMKNGQLKPGYNVQMATENQFVLFYSIHQRPTDTRCFIPHMERLAASTLPMPKTVIADAGYGSKENYLYAVGEEKQPHFDFLIPYGSYMKEKTRRYKKDIRHASNWTYEEHDDRFICPNGQYVRFKKYQTKKNASGLEQSFKIYECEDCSDCPLKASCTKAKGNRQVHWNTIWEELKAKAKKALEDDERSAIYARRKVEVESVFGHIKGNRSFCRFSLRGMEKVHTEFGIVALAHNLLKVAGIRLVTFLQKRKNKKSWTENLTFSRPTFYFGDLLDSPFLCIHKDNCLCDSDAV
- a CDS encoding flagellin, which translates into the protein MSMFINTNVGAINAHRNLGMNNTAMGKTMEKLSSGFRINRAADDAAGLAISEKMRFQIGGMNQAMRNAQDGISLIQTAEGALTEVHSMLQRLNTLANQSATGTYDDNDRKNTQKEVDALLKEINNIADSTNFNGIKLLNANTNVSFQIGVEKGNSLTAALKNMKATALGVSGLSISTQAKASSALATISNAINTVAEQRAAFGAVQNRLEHTINNLGVTAENLSASESRIRNADMAKEMTDFTRNQILVQAGTAMLAQANSAPQSVLKLLG